A DNA window from Anastrepha ludens isolate Willacy chromosome 6, idAnaLude1.1, whole genome shotgun sequence contains the following coding sequences:
- the LOC128868556 gene encoding serine protease inhibitor 42Dd-like isoform X1 — MPIRFLVLFIAIMATATPIAGSSPFATQLFQAIVSERPKENVIVSPVSIETCLALAYLGAEGQTAEELAAILQLPRGDKESIAPKFAKLFERIKSGSRGTAIFRLANRIYLDQRFQLSSNFNEIAESQLHSKAENVYFAEADISAEKINSWVEEQTENRIQHLVSANSLDVNTAVLLVNALYLKAKWVNQFENDSTSRQDFFVGVAQKVKVEMMKQSDQFLYAEYKELDASAIEMKYADTDVSMLVVLPNVVDGLASLEEKLKNIDLIQLFAAMSLEEVVVQLPKFKFELNLSLKPVLEQLGVSTMFSDKADFSSMLAKKDNLAISEAKHKAFIEVNESGTEAAAATYLKFVPLSAKLTQHIYQFVADHPFVFAIKDNENVYFIGHVTNF, encoded by the exons ATGCCAA TCCGATTTTTGGTACTTTTCATCGCCATCATGGCCACTGCTACACCCATCGCGGGCAGCAGCCCGTTTGCAACGCAGCTCTTCCAAGCCATTGTTAGTGAACGGCCAAAAGAGAATGTCATCGTTTCGCCTGTGTCAATAGAAACCTGTTTAGCTTTGGCCTATCTCGGTGCTGAAGGTCAGACAGCTGAAGAATTGGCGGCGATTCTACAACTCCCTCGGGGTGACAAAGAAAGCATCGCTCCAAAATTTGCCAAACTCTTCGAAAGGATAAAATCAGGAAGTCGGGGAACTGCCATATTCCGGCTCGCCAATCGCATTTATTTGGACCAACGTTTTCAATTATcatcaaattttaatgaaatagcCGAAAGTCAACTACATTCCAAAGCCGAAAATGTATACTTTGCAGAAGCTGATATATCAGCAGAGAAAATTAATTCATGGGTTGAAGAACAAACGGAGAATAGAATTCAACATCTGGTCAGCGCCAACAGCTTGGATGTCAATACGGCTGTATTGCTGGTGAATGCGCTCTACCTCAAAGCTAAATGGGTGAATCAGTTCGAGAATGATTCCACATCGAGGCAGGACTTTTTCGTAGGTGTGGCACAAAAGGTGAAAGTAGAAATGATGAAGCAATCAGATCAATTTTTATACGCCGAATATAAGGAGCTCGACGCATCGGctattgaaatgaaatatgcCGATACAGATGTTTCGATGTTGGTAGTGCTGCCGAATGTCGTTGATGGACTAGCGTCTTTGgaggagaaattaaaaaatatagatttgATACAGTTGTTTGCCGCTATGAGTCTTGAAGAAGTTGTTGTGCAGTTGCCGAAGttcaaatttgaattgaatCTTTCGCTGAAACCAGTTTTGGAGCAG CTGGGTGTATCCACTATGTTCAGTGATAAAGCAGATTTCAGCAGCATGCTGGCGAAGAAAGATAATCTGGCTATTTCTGAAGCCAAGCACAAAGCCTTTATTGAGGTTAACGAATCGGGCACGGAAGCGGCGGCGGCCACAT ATCTAAAGTTTGTGCCGTTGTCAGCTAAATTAACGCAGCACATATACCAGTTCGTTGCCGATCATCCCTTTGTGTTTGCAATCAAAGATAACGAAAATGTGTACTTCATAGGACATGTTACAAATTTCTAA
- the LOC128868556 gene encoding serine protease inhibitor 42Dd-like isoform X2, which yields MATATPIAGSSPFATQLFQAIVSERPKENVIVSPVSIETCLALAYLGAEGQTAEELAAILQLPRGDKESIAPKFAKLFERIKSGSRGTAIFRLANRIYLDQRFQLSSNFNEIAESQLHSKAENVYFAEADISAEKINSWVEEQTENRIQHLVSANSLDVNTAVLLVNALYLKAKWVNQFENDSTSRQDFFVGVAQKVKVEMMKQSDQFLYAEYKELDASAIEMKYADTDVSMLVVLPNVVDGLASLEEKLKNIDLIQLFAAMSLEEVVVQLPKFKFELNLSLKPVLEQLGVSTMFSDKADFSSMLAKKDNLAISEAKHKAFIEVNESGTEAAAATYLKFVPLSAKLTQHIYQFVADHPFVFAIKDNENVYFIGHVTNF from the exons ATGGCCACTGCTACACCCATCGCGGGCAGCAGCCCGTTTGCAACGCAGCTCTTCCAAGCCATTGTTAGTGAACGGCCAAAAGAGAATGTCATCGTTTCGCCTGTGTCAATAGAAACCTGTTTAGCTTTGGCCTATCTCGGTGCTGAAGGTCAGACAGCTGAAGAATTGGCGGCGATTCTACAACTCCCTCGGGGTGACAAAGAAAGCATCGCTCCAAAATTTGCCAAACTCTTCGAAAGGATAAAATCAGGAAGTCGGGGAACTGCCATATTCCGGCTCGCCAATCGCATTTATTTGGACCAACGTTTTCAATTATcatcaaattttaatgaaatagcCGAAAGTCAACTACATTCCAAAGCCGAAAATGTATACTTTGCAGAAGCTGATATATCAGCAGAGAAAATTAATTCATGGGTTGAAGAACAAACGGAGAATAGAATTCAACATCTGGTCAGCGCCAACAGCTTGGATGTCAATACGGCTGTATTGCTGGTGAATGCGCTCTACCTCAAAGCTAAATGGGTGAATCAGTTCGAGAATGATTCCACATCGAGGCAGGACTTTTTCGTAGGTGTGGCACAAAAGGTGAAAGTAGAAATGATGAAGCAATCAGATCAATTTTTATACGCCGAATATAAGGAGCTCGACGCATCGGctattgaaatgaaatatgcCGATACAGATGTTTCGATGTTGGTAGTGCTGCCGAATGTCGTTGATGGACTAGCGTCTTTGgaggagaaattaaaaaatatagatttgATACAGTTGTTTGCCGCTATGAGTCTTGAAGAAGTTGTTGTGCAGTTGCCGAAGttcaaatttgaattgaatCTTTCGCTGAAACCAGTTTTGGAGCAG CTGGGTGTATCCACTATGTTCAGTGATAAAGCAGATTTCAGCAGCATGCTGGCGAAGAAAGATAATCTGGCTATTTCTGAAGCCAAGCACAAAGCCTTTATTGAGGTTAACGAATCGGGCACGGAAGCGGCGGCGGCCACAT ATCTAAAGTTTGTGCCGTTGTCAGCTAAATTAACGCAGCACATATACCAGTTCGTTGCCGATCATCCCTTTGTGTTTGCAATCAAAGATAACGAAAATGTGTACTTCATAGGACATGTTACAAATTTCTAA
- the LOC128866327 gene encoding probable Ufm1-specific protease 1, with product MEEGTVPTNQLSRKCYPYPLLSNVHRYLSPSSKAPEADCRSYTFYTKGDWLYFHDGCDGFKDNGWGCAYRTLQSVSSWIVNKRGSSDCDATVPSIKEIQQTIVQIGYRDKEFVGSHDSIGAIEVFYTLDTLYDVVCKIIHVAHHDNLKKYASILKKYFEDYGGLVMMCGDKKDASKGIAGLHISGNQVYLLVIDPHFVGVPKSVQELVDHGCIRWQHTSEFVDSSFYNICLPQLK from the exons ATGGAAGAAGGCACTGTACCAACTAACCAGCTGTCACGCAAGTGCTACCCATACCCACTACTTTCCAACGTGCACAGATACTTGTCACCATCGTCAAAAGCTCCCGAAGCAGACTGCAGAAGTTATACTTTTTATACAAAAGGAGATTGGCTATATTTTCATGATGGCTGTGACGGTTTCAAGGACAATGGCTGGGGATGTGCCTATCGCACGCTGCAGTCCGTCAGTTCTTGGATCGTTAACAAACGCGGTTCAAGTGATTGTGATGCAACAGTGCCATCCATTAAAGAaatacagcaaacgattgtgCAGATTGGCTATAGAGACAAGGAGTTTGTTGGCTCTCACGATTCTATAGGAGCAATTGAAGTATTCTACACTTTGGATACACTGTACGATGTTGTTTGCAAAATCATTCACGTTGCACACCATGATAATTTGAAGAAATACGCCAGTATtctgaagaaatattttgaagattatGGTGGACTTGTTATGATGTGTGGCGATAAAAAAGATGCGTCTAAAGGCATCGCAGGCCTTCACATTAGCGGAAATCAAGTTTATTTACTAGTCATC GATCCCCACTTTGTCGGCGTTCCAAAATCTGTGCAAGAACTAGTTGACCACGGCTGCATACGTTGGCAGCACACTTCGGAGTTTGTTGATAGTTCCTTCTATAATATTTGTTTACCCCAACTTAAATGA
- the LOC128866326 gene encoding probable cytochrome P450 6u1, whose translation MDLLQRLLYTALSVASIFYLIIKTSLSHWKRRGILHEKPKFLVGNLGGVGGKRHISSVLEQLYEKYKGQAPFIGCYAYLKPMVLVLDLELAAKVLVQHTNYFKERGVFGNAPHDPLSANLLQQDGADWERLNSVVCPTFVEENIIQMLPTLEKVASAMHRSVKQSEPHNVIPINKLVDCYNIDVISTLAFGVSGETFLNSDTEFRRMARSYLKDFNIFRLYFLMYFPNVARLLRYKNYEQAATDYFLKLVRQKLFELEWSRIDNRSSFFQMFAELKRDRNPKKRLSDEEIAAQAFSFILMGLETCNSAMTFCLYELALQPELQRRVREEICGVLKGNENGMDKMKLEEMNLLKQCLYETLRKHTPYAFLLRNTNKDYEVPNSIFMLRTDNHLVIPIAAIHRDPELYPEPNKFDPERFSKENVQRRHPMAFLPFGVGRRYCLAQKFAEMQMLVGLATLLRHYSFSPCRETPIPLVYDNTRLVLAPKGELRLAVQRV comes from the exons ATGGATTTACTTCAGCGCCTACTCTACACCGCACTAAGTGTTGCctccattttttatttgatcatCAAAACGAGTCTATCGCATTGGAAGCGGCGTGGTATATTacatgaaaaaccaaaatttttggtGGGTAATTTAGGAGGCGTTGGAGGAAAGCGTCACATTAGCTCAGTTCTAGAGCAACTCTACGAAAAGTACAAAGGTCAAGCGCCCTTCATAGGCTGTTATGCTTATTTAAAACCCATGGTTTTAGTTTTAGATTTGGAGTTGGCAGCAAAAGTTCTTGTACAGCATACTAATTACTTCAAGGAGCGTGGCGTGTTCGGTAATGCACCGCATGATCCACTTTCTGCGAATTTGCTGCAGCAAGACGGCGCGGACTGGGAACGTCTAAACAGTGTTGTTTGTCCAACTTTTGTAGAGGAAAATATTATCCAGATGCTACCCACTTTGGAGAAGGTTGCAAGCGCAATGCATCGCTCTGTGAAACAATCGGAGCCGCATAATGTAATACCCATAAATAAACTAGTAGATTGCTATAACATTGATGTCATTTCGACATTGGCTTTCGGTGTAAGTGGCGAAACATTTCTAAACTCCGATACGGAATTCCGCCGCATGGCACGTAGTTACCTGAAAGACTTCAACATATTTCGTCTATATTTCCTTATGTATTTCCCGAACGTAGCGCGTCTGTTGCGCTACAAGAACTACGAGCAGGCTGCCACCGACTATTTTCTCAAGCTAGTGCGTCAGAAGCTCTTTGAACTGGAGTGGAGCCGAATAGATAACCGAAgcagtttttttcaaatgtttgctGAGCTAAAACGAGATCGCAACCCCAAAAAACGTTTGAGTGACGAAGAAATTGCAGCGCAAGCTTTTTCCTTTATCTTGATGGGGCTGGAGACCTGTAACTCGGCGATGACATTTTGTTTGTACGAACTAGCACTACAGCCAGAGCTACAGCGGCGGGTACGCGAAGAAATATGCGGTGTGCTCAAAGGAAATGAGAATGGTATGGATAAGATGAAACTGGAAGAAATGAATTTGCTAAAACAATGTTTGTACG AAACTCTGCGGAAGCACACTCCCTACGCCTTTTTGCTACGAAATACCAACAAAGATTACGAAGTGCCGAACTCTATTTTCATGCTGCGAACAGATAATCATCTAGTCATCCCTATAGCTGCAATTCATCGTGATCCTGAGCTTTACCCCGAACCGAACAAATTCGATCCAGAACGCTTTAGTAAAGAAAATGTACAGCGACGTCATCCAATGGCTTTTCTACCATTCGGAGTAGGCAGGCGATATTGTCTGGCGCAAAAATTCGCCGAAATGCAAATGCTGGTTGGTCTCGCGACATTGCTGCGCCATTACAGTTTCAGTCCATGTCGAGAAACGCCCATTCCATTGGTGTACGATAACACACGCTTGGTACTTGCTCCAAAGGGAGAACTTAGGTTGGCAGTTCAACGTGTATAA